Genomic window (Plasmodium knowlesi strain H genome assembly, chromosome: 9):
GTTTGAAGAATGTCGCAGGCACGGAAATTATAgacaacaattttttaagcGTGTACTCTGAGAATATGAAATATTTGAGACAAACAAGTTTGAATTATTCCCTTCACCAAAGAGCGCTGTCCACAGAATGTTACGTCTATTTCAGGAGTTTCTTAAAGCAAGCCATTTCCCCACACAGCTTAACGAAAGCTATAAAGATCGACAAGGAGTATATTTACCCATGGGATGTCATCACGCAAGATGATGTAGAGAAAATTAtcgaaaatgcaaaattttatGGGTTCTTATTCACGTGGTTTAAAAATCATCGAAAGGCACAGAAGGTAGATAAGGTGACtttgaaaagggaaatgccTGTTTTATCTCCTCGATTTGTAGAGAGGCcagatatatatacgcatttctttaaaaagaacaatgtAAAGGAGCCTAATTTTTATGGAATTCACTACACGTGGTTGGGTCATGCCACCGGATTGGTTGTAGTTGATGGGTTCAAAATATTAGTAGATCccgtttttaaaattgagTTGTTAAGTTTGAAGGGAATAACCAGATCGCTCATTAATTGggcaaatgtaaaaattatgGGAGGCTTAGGAGAAAGGATAACAAGGTCTCCATGTAACATATCGAATTTGCCTGACGATCTACATGCAGTGTTTGTTTCGCATAATCATAATGATCACATTATGGAGGAAGACGTTCGAATACTATGTAAGCTGAAGAAGTTTCAGCATGTGTTGTGGTATGTACCAGAAGGTACAGCTAGCTTTTTTATGCAAGAAGGTTGTAAAGCGGCCAAAATTTTTGAATTATCATGGGGTGATGAGAGATGGATTTCTTGTTGGATTTCGCACAAGCAATTTAAATGTAAAGATGGTATTTGGAACAGTAAAAATGCAGATAAGGAAGTTTTTAagtataaaataatttatgcTCCTACGTTGCACTGGTCAGGTAGGAAGGATAATCTTAGTGACATTAATCACTCTCTTTGGGGATCTTTAATATTAAAGGGTCCAAAGCATAGATTTTATTTCTCTGGAGACACAGCTTACTTGAAAGAAAATTtcgaagaatttaaaaaaatcggACGATTACATGGCCCGTTCCACTTAGCCGCAATTGCTATAGGAGCATACGAACCGAATAATTCTTTGAAATATCATCATGTGCATCCTTGGGAATCGGTAAAAATATGGAGAGACATAAAGGCAGAAATGGCCATTGGAGTTCATTGGGGTACGTTCCGCTTATCAGCTGAGGAATTTATGCAACCCAGGGATGAGTTAGAAGCGGCCCTATTGGGAGTTGGCCTGAACACCTTACGTAATTCTATCTTACCTTtcgagaagagaaaaatggaaatactGAAAAAGTATGCCATTAAAAATGActatgaagaggaagaagaagtggaTGACTTGAAGGACCTCAAGGAGTACTTTTATCCCCCCACAGATGAAAACGCACATGAGTATACAGACAGTTTCCATTCGCTTTTCTctaaaaatatgaacctcTTCTATAGTGACattgataaaaattatgttaaGCATATGTACCAACAGAAGAGGCTATATGGATCTACGTACAACAGATATAAGCGAGCTATGTTTTTACGCAATTCGAAGAAACTTCCAAAAAGTTGGAAGAAGCTGCTTCTAAATTTATCTATACGCTTTCAAACCATTTCTATTGGGGGTTCTATGGAGGTAATTTCTAAGGAAGACAATACCATATCGATGACCAGGTCGACTGAATATAATGCCATGCAGTACGAGCACTACACCTTTCCCAAGTGGTACAACGACAAGGAGAAAGAGGAAACCCTAAGCCAGAACTCCCTTTCGTTGGAGGATTTGATGGATTTCCACATAGTCAATTAGGTGTACCCCGCAGGGGTAACTACCTAACAGAGAGAGGGTTAACCCTTTAGTTGTGTTTGCAATACGATACCCATAGCGGGCGCAATTTTGTTCAGAGGTGTCAACTCGTTTATAATATTGTTCCATTTAGCACCGCTGTGACGCTCCCATTATGCCTCTTGGCGACCATTTGtcgctttccccttttgtgcacacatatttcGTTCACGCCATGGTGTGTGCCCTTTTCTCATTTATTCCTCTTTACCGTTCCGTCATGTTGCGCGATCTGTCCGCCATggctcattttcctttttttttttttttttttttttgtttttcggTCGTGATTCGCGGAGCGTTTTTGCAAGTGGCTTTGTTATCGTGCGCACCGTTTTGTTACTCCTTAATTTTGCTTCTTTGCCGCAAAGCAACGGTGTCGCGTTAGCCCTATGCagatttactttttttctcactgctcccttttgcccctttttaatttccctttttaatttccctttttcatttccctttttaatttccctttttcatttccctttttaattcccctttttaattcccctttttaattcccctttttaattcccctttttaattccccttttttgtttggaACATAATAGCTTTGTGGTCGTCTCTCGGCGCCTCTCTTCAATATCccagtatatatatgtgtccaTTTCGCGAAAACGAAGAGTCTTCGCATACGtggtttttttaaaaaaaaaaaagaagcggtGAGCACAATAGAGGCATTCTGACTGTCCCTACAAAGGGAATACCCCCCACACCCGGTGCGCCAttacaccatttttttttgatttatgCAAGGGGGTGGTGGTTCTATACTTAAATGAAGCGATGTATGTACGCTGTACGTATAAATGTGCATTTACATGCGTGGACATGTGAGACCATATGTAGGATCATTCGCACGCGCTAGGCATGAAAGGGGAATTGATAATCGGGGGATGTCGGCTCATGCCCACCATCGTACAGGAAGTGGAAATAGTGGGGAATTCCTTTTATAACATCCGAAGCGATGAGCCCCCGGTGatactttttaaattcttctctgcatatatattttaagaaGTAACTACCACAAAAGGCCGAGAGTGCATCCAGACATTCGTTCTGTCCATCTGTGGAGTCCACATGGAATGCCTCCTGCAGAGTTGGAGAAAActtatccttcttcttccttgcCCAGGAGAGGAAAACGGCTATCAGTCCGGTCTACAGGTGGGTAGGTATTGTACAGCGAGTGactatacatacatatacatatacatatacatatacatatacatatacatatacatatacatatacatatacatatacatatacatatacatatacatatatatatatacacatatacatacatatgtatatatgtatatatgtatatgtatatatgcacatgcgcATATGTGCAAAGGGCAATGCAGGCACGCCGTACTCACCAGAACGTCGCCCAGCCCAGCCAACCTCTTCAAACACGGGTCCTGAACggaagaaacgaaaaaaaaattcctagaAATAAACACATCGTAAAAACCCTTTATCATTATTTTGGGACCATGAAACATTTGCATCAAGGTATGACCCTGATGAACAATTTGATCCGTGGTTAAGTCTTCAAACTTCAAACTCTGACCATCCTCCGTCAGAagagaaataattttcttgaattcatttttatttgggGTAAATAAACAATGCGGATAATTTtgtattaaagaaaaaatatccttAGTGGTTAAAACAAATTCAATAATATCTGCGTCGAGAATTAGgaagatgtttttttttatcattttttttattatatagcTGAGGCAGTCGTTGGTCACCTCATCGATGGACCCAAGACCTGGCCCCAAAACACAACAATCAATTCGATTGGCCAAataatgtgtgcatttttttaattcttcccCTGGgattttgtttatttttgatTTTTGGCTGTATAAGTATGGGTAGACAATTATTTCCGGACTGTAGCACTTGAGGGGGATCCCATTTTCCTGTGCTGTTATAACGAAGGATAAATCAGCTCCAAGTTTTAAGGCGCTCATGGCTGATAGGAAGGGGGCACCGCTGTATACTTCGTTTCCACCGACAAcgcatatttttcctccgcATCCTTTGTAGTCCTGGAGGGACAACTCCGGCACAACGTACTGTTGGAGGCGGTACAGTGTTTCGTcttcaggggggggggaaagaaaatggaaaaatggaaaagtgtaTATAAAGTAGTAGAGTGAGGAACAAATGAcatagaaataaaatgaaaaatatcgaCCAAATGAGGCATGTATCTGTGTCCCTCTGTGTGTGGACAATTTGTGCTACGCTTTCGTTTCGCTCCTTTGATTTATTGggactattttttttttttttttttttcaactgtTATAAATGTTCATAAATTTTtatctactttttttttcaatatttacgagtttttttcactttttttaatttttttcatttgcgcTGTTACTTGGGAGTTTCCTATTCAAGTGGTCCCTAGACAA
Coding sequences:
- a CDS encoding oocyst capsule protein Cap93, putative, producing MFTWQKGNMTSSELSGEGACALGSEQKGEVQLREAQSAEVRKDGLQGGGRRFDEASNLDDGDQDSPMRDANSMEGVKKRYTKKKKKKKSIFFPFLSEKSAKKKDWRDGNIISIFVFFLVLYIVRKGINDLQEMKEDATDGENYSGNDFTSSGRKKGGSSLKPYFSRNGDSENFPFEDDEFIYIPNRKSDNTIRLKNVAGTEIIDNNFLSVYSENMKYLRQTSLNYSLHQRALSTECYVYFRSFLKQAISPHSLTKAIKIDKEYIYPWDVITQDDVEKIIENAKFYGFLFTWFKNHRKAQKVDKVTLKREMPVLSPRFVERPDIYTHFFKKNNVKEPNFYGIHYTWLGHATGLVVVDGFKILVDPVFKIELLSLKGITRSLINWANVKIMGGLGERITRSPCNISNLPDDLHAVFVSHNHNDHIMEEDVRILCKLKKFQHVLWYVPEGTASFFMQEGCKAAKIFELSWGDERWISCWISHKQFKCKDGIWNSKNADKEVFKYKIIYAPTLHWSGRKDNLSDINHSLWGSLILKGPKHRFYFSGDTAYLKENFEEFKKIGRLHGPFHLAAIAIGAYEPNNSLKYHHVHPWESVKIWRDIKAEMAIGVHWGTFRLSAEEFMQPRDELEAALLGVGLNTLRNSILPFEKRKMEILKKYAIKNDYEEEEEVDDLKDLKEYFYPPTDENAHEYTDSFHSLFSKNMNLFYSDIDKNYVKHMYQQKRLYGSTYNRYKRAMFLRNSKKLPKSWKKLLLNLSIRFQTISIGGSMEVISKEDNTISMTRSTEYNAMQYEHYTFPKWYNDKEKEETLSQNSLSLEDLMDFHIVN
- a CDS encoding ATP-dependent (S)-NAD(P)H-hydrate dehydratase, putative, with the translated sequence MEEYSVSADPQLSRDHLNRKLPNETLYRLQQYVVPELSLQDYKGCGGKICVVGGNEVYSGAPFLSAMSALKLGADLSFVITAQENGIPLKCYSPEIIVYPYLYSQKSKINKIPGEELKKCTHYLANRIDCCVLGPGLGSIDEVTNDCLSYIIKKMIKKNIFLILDADIIEFVLTTKDIFSLIQNYPHCLFTPNKNEFKKIISLLTEDGQSLKFEDLTTDQIVHQGHTLMQMFHGPKIMIKGFYDVFISRNFFFVSSVQDPCLKRLAGLGDVLTGLIAVFLSWARKKKDKFSPTLQEAFHVDSTDGQNECLDALSAFCGSYFLKYICREEFKKYHRGLIASDVIKGIPHYFHFLYDGGHEPTSPDYQFPFHA